A DNA window from Gammaproteobacteria bacterium contains the following coding sequences:
- the cheD gene encoding chemoreceptor glutamine deamidase CheD has product MANMIPMPTYDMPRVLRGFEHINRYWDKTRGLWGAKIMPGQYYVTISDEIITTVLGSCISACIRDRKLGVGGMNHFMLPASGDDSAALGKSTDAARYGNYAMEHLINAILKNGGKRENLEVKIFGGGKILTNMTDIGLRNIEFAHEYIATEGMNLVAEDTGDVYPRKVVYHPATGKAHIKRLRSMHNDSVVSRERDYMQDINKKPVQGDIELF; this is encoded by the coding sequence ATGGCCAATATGATACCTATGCCCACATATGATATGCCGAGAGTCCTGCGCGGATTCGAGCACATCAATCGTTACTGGGATAAAACGCGTGGACTTTGGGGCGCCAAGATTATGCCCGGACAATACTACGTAACAATTTCGGACGAAATCATTACAACTGTTTTGGGGTCTTGTATTTCGGCGTGTATCAGAGATAGGAAGCTAGGTGTAGGTGGTATGAATCATTTCATGTTGCCGGCGTCGGGTGATGATAGTGCCGCTCTGGGAAAATCGACTGATGCGGCGCGCTATGGAAACTATGCGATGGAACATCTCATAAACGCCATACTCAAGAATGGTGGGAAACGCGAAAATCTGGAAGTAAAAATATTTGGTGGCGGAAAAATTCTCACGAATATGACGGATATCGGACTGCGGAATATAGAATTTGCACACGAATATATCGCGACAGAGGGTATGAATCTTGTCGCAGAAGACACTGGCGATGTATATCCACGAAAGGTTGTATACCATCCTGCGACGGGTAAAGCACATATTAAGCGCTTGCGTTCCATGCACAACGACTCCGTTGTTTCACGCGAACGCGATTATATGCAGGATATCAACAAGAAACCTGTACAGGGTGATATTGAACTGTTCTGA
- a CDS encoding protein-glutamate O-methyltransferase has translation MSNQAHALNGDREFHFTESDFAKIRTFVKEQTGINLSDAKKNLVYGRLTRRLRELDMRSFKDYLKFVQGDTTGELVNFINAITTNLTSFFRENHHFEFLKKVAIPGLIQANQHSRRLRIWSAGCSTGEEPYSIAIALKETIQDIATWDVKILATDLDTNVLAKGKSGVYDEERIAGLSDQRKRRWFRRGRGDHSGTVRIARELGDLITFNQLNLMKGWPMKGPFDLIFCRNVVIYFDKETQRGLFDRYAEILRPDGYIFLGHSESMFKVSDRFNLIGNTIYQRIR, from the coding sequence ATGTCAAATCAAGCACACGCCCTTAACGGGGACCGTGAATTTCACTTCACGGAGTCTGATTTCGCGAAAATAAGGACGTTTGTTAAAGAACAGACAGGAATAAATCTTTCTGACGCAAAAAAGAATCTCGTATACGGCCGCCTCACGAGGCGGCTACGAGAACTCGATATGCGGTCGTTCAAAGACTATCTTAAATTTGTACAAGGTGATACGACCGGCGAGTTAGTCAATTTCATAAATGCAATAACCACGAATCTCACCTCGTTCTTTCGCGAAAATCATCATTTCGAATTTTTGAAGAAAGTAGCCATTCCGGGTTTGATACAGGCAAATCAGCACTCGCGTCGATTACGAATTTGGTCGGCAGGTTGTTCCACAGGAGAAGAGCCTTATTCAATTGCGATTGCCTTGAAGGAGACGATTCAGGATATCGCAACCTGGGATGTGAAAATACTGGCAACAGATCTGGATACCAATGTACTCGCAAAAGGTAAGAGCGGTGTCTACGACGAAGAACGCATTGCCGGTTTAAGTGATCAGCGTAAACGTCGTTGGTTCAGAAGAGGTCGAGGTGATCACTCTGGTACAGTGCGTATTGCACGCGAACTTGGCGACCTCATCACGTTCAACCAGCTCAATCTGATGAAGGGCTGGCCAATGAAAGGGCCTTTCGATCTGATTTTTTGTCGTAATGTAGTGATCTATTTCGACAAGGAGACACAGCGTGGCCTGTTTGATCGTTACGCTGAAATACTTCGTCCCGATGGTTACATATTCCTTGGTCATTCAGAGTCAATGTTCAAAGTCAGCGACCGATTTAATCTGATAGGGAACACTATATATCAGAGAATTCGCTAA